In the genome of Candidatus Eisenbacteria bacterium, one region contains:
- a CDS encoding metal ABC transporter permease — MEAFSLLVWPLLACISIAGIHAYLGFHVVERGVIFVDLAMAQVAALGATVGFLVGHDLHSPAATYFSVGSVVVGAAVLALLKAEKRRIPQEAFIGIVYAVAAAAAILIVDRTPEGAEHIKFMLVGNLLAATPEEVLHSTVLYLVVGVLHFVWRRPFFAISQGRTGAMSARAVKWWDFLFYATFGLVVTQSVAIAGVLLVFSYLIVPSVIAMILADGAGIRLALGWAAGILVSVLGMLASYELDLPTGATVVTTFGLALAAALAAHWLLGSRGSSAKPGRG, encoded by the coding sequence ATGGAAGCCTTCTCGCTCCTCGTCTGGCCGCTCCTCGCGTGCATCTCCATCGCTGGAATTCACGCGTATCTCGGATTCCACGTGGTCGAGCGCGGCGTGATCTTCGTGGATCTCGCGATGGCGCAGGTGGCGGCGCTCGGCGCGACGGTGGGATTCCTCGTGGGACACGACCTCCACTCGCCCGCGGCGACGTACTTCTCGGTGGGGTCCGTCGTGGTCGGGGCCGCGGTGCTCGCCCTCTTGAAAGCAGAGAAGCGCAGGATCCCCCAGGAGGCGTTCATCGGGATCGTCTACGCGGTGGCCGCCGCGGCCGCCATCCTGATCGTGGACCGGACACCGGAGGGGGCCGAGCACATCAAGTTCATGCTCGTGGGAAACCTCCTCGCGGCCACTCCCGAAGAAGTCCTTCACTCCACGGTCCTGTATCTCGTCGTGGGCGTGCTGCACTTCGTCTGGCGGCGGCCGTTCTTCGCGATCAGCCAGGGACGGACCGGAGCGATGTCGGCGCGGGCGGTGAAGTGGTGGGACTTCCTCTTCTACGCCACGTTCGGGCTCGTGGTCACGCAGTCCGTCGCGATCGCGGGCGTGCTCCTCGTCTTCTCGTACCTGATCGTTCCGTCGGTGATCGCGATGATCCTGGCGGACGGCGCGGGCATCCGCCTGGCGCTGGGATGGGCCGCGGGAATCCTGGTGAGCGTCCTGGGCATGCTCGCGTCCTACGAGCTCGACCTTCCCACCGGGGCCACGGTGGTGACCACCTTCGGCCTCGCGCTCGCGGCGGCGCTGGCGGCCCACTGGCTTCTGGGATCGAGGGGCAGTTCGGCGAAACCGGGCCGGGGCTGA